The genomic segment GGCCCCCAATACCGGCTGTCTGGATATGAATTTTGATGGATGCTGATCATCAAATCAGCATTGCTTTCTTCAATCAGCCGCTTGCGCTCTTTCATGTCCGCTCTTTTTTTGTTATCATCGCCCTCCTGATACAGCCCCTCATCCTCTATGCGCGTTACATAAACCGTATACCCCGCTTCTTCTAAGTATCCCTGCAGCTTTTTTACAATCGCAAGATTCAGATCCTTTTCAACGGCCATCTCTGAAACAGCGCCTGGGTCTCCGCCCCCATGCCCGGCGTCCAGCATGATGACAATTTCCTTCTGCGCTGTCATTCTCCAAAAATCAGTCAGACCCCATACGGCCTCTGTCGCCGCTATCGTCAATATCGCGACTGTCATCAATAAAATCCACTTTTTCCTTTTCCACATGATAAAAGCTCCCGGCATTTTGGTTTAATATATGCCGGAAGCTTTTTAAATAGAAGATTCAGTCCTTTCAGATTTGATAGGACTGTACCATTTTCTGATACCGCTCTGTCACGCGCAGCCTCAGATAAATTCCCTCTTCCTGATATTGTTCTTCTAGGATCTGCGCATTTCGGTGCAGGATATCATTCAGATTTCCCTGCGCATACGGCAGCCGTATTTCTATTTCCTGCTCCATATGGCTTAGCTGCTCTTCCACAGCCTCCATCACTTTTTGCACGCCAGTCTCTTCTAACGCGCTGATATGCAGCACAGCCTCCGCCCCATAAGGGATGCTCAGCGGCTTTTCCTCTTTTACCAGATCCTGTTTATTTAAAACGGTTAGGATGGGTTTATCTGCCGCTTTAAGCTCCAAAAGCTCATCATACGTTACCTGCATATGCAGCTCCGCATTTTCATGAGAGCCATCTACCACATGCAGCAAAATATCTGCATAGGCAGCTTCTTCGAGCGTTGCCCGAAAGGCTTTGACCAAATGATGCGGCAGTTTATGGATGAATCCTACCGTATCGACAAATAGAACGCTGCGCCCGCCTGGCAGTTCACAGCGCCTGGTGGTCGTATCCAGTGTGGCAAAAAGCTTATCCTCTTCTAAAACGCCAGAGGCCGTTAAACGGTTGAATAATGTTGATTTCCCGGCATTGGTATAGCCAACCAAAGCCACAATCGGAATCTGATTTTTCTGCCGCTGTGTCCGCACTAGTTCGCGCTGCTTAACTACATCCTTCAGCTGGCTGCGCAGCATATCCATACGCGCCCGAATATGCCTGCGGTCCATCTCTAGCTTCGTTTCACCGGCGCCTCTGGTATGCGTACCAACCGCAGCGCCCTGCCGCGAAAGCTCTTTTCCAAGACCGATCAGCCTCGTTAGACGGTATTCAAGCTGCGCTAGCTCAATTTGCATCTTTCCTTCTTTAGTCACCGCCCGCTGTGAAAAAATATCTAAAATTAAAAGCGTGCGATCAATGATCTTTGTTTCCAAAAGATCAGACAAATTTTTCAGCTGTGCCGGCGAAAGCTCATCATCACAAATGATGCCGTCAGCTCCCGTCGCAGCCAGCAAGGTTTTAATCTCCTGCACCTTACCGCTTCCCACATAGGTACGCGCATTTTGCATCTCCATCTTTTGGATGATGCGCCCTGCTTCTTCTCCCCCTGCGGTGGTCAGCAGCTCGGCCAGTTCGTTAAGCGAATCCTCTGCGGAAATAGTCGTTTGCTCTGCCTCGACTCCCACCAGAATAAATCGCTGTATCTTTTCGTCTGTATCATATAAGCTCATGAAAATAACACCTCCTCATAAGCAGTCCAAATCTCATCACTTTCCAAACCAAGGCTCCATGCAGCCACGCCGGCAAGCGCATTATCCTTCATGAGCTTCAGACGCCATTTCATAGACGCTGCATCCTCAATCCAAATTCGGTATAGCGTGCCGTCTACCATGCCTTCTGCATAGTTTTGCCCCGTTTCCTTATCATATGTAACCGTTAAGTCATTTTGCTCAATAAAATTCTTGGCCGAGGTCATCCCGACGGCCTCGCTGCGCAGATTCTCCAGTCCCATCCAAATTCTCGTATAATAAGGAACGCCCAAAATCAGCTTTTCTTTACTCACCCCTTCCTCATGCAGCATATTATAAATCGCTGACACCGTAAACTGCTGCGAGGATGTACTGCCGGCGACTGTATCGCCGCTGTAATGCTCGTCATATGCCATGACAATCACATAATCACAGAGCTGTCCCATAATATCCCGCCGATAATAGGATGTCCATTCGGAGGGCACCAGACAATCCGCTGACAGCAAATATCCATTAGTGCGCAGCTCAATCGAGAGCTCTCTTAAAAACTGTATAAAATAATGATCTGTTTTTTCACTCATCTCCTCAAAATCTACATTGATGCCATGCAGCTGATACTTCTCACAGTACTGCAGCAGCTCTTTGGCCAGTGCCTGCCGCTTAGCAGAATCACTCAGAACACGATAGGTCAGCTCATCATCAAAGGAGTTGTCAAACAAAGCCCAGACCTGCAGTCCCTGATTGCGCGCCCAGGCAACATAATTTTCATTGGCAAGGCTGTCGATCCCGCCCTCTTCATTAAGCTTAAACCACGTAGGCGACACAACATTGATATAATATCCGGCGCTTTCAATCTCACTATATACCTCTGCCGTAAATTCATTAGAATACACCTGCTGGAATGCAAGCGATATTGTCCGTCCCGGAAGCTTGTCCTCCGGCATTTCCAGCGCCGGCGGCTGTTTCCGGCTTAATTTTGTATCGGTTTTCTGAATCTGATCCTCCGTCACATAGCCTACATAGCCCAGCTCATTCATTGCCAGGTAAAAGCCTTCTGTCTCCGTCTCATATACAGAAATCATCTCTCCCTTTTTAAGCTTTGCCGTATAATTACGCTCTTCCTCATCCGGCTGCACCAGCAAATAGGTATCTGACTTAATGACCTCTGCAATCGTATCCTCCGGCGCCTGTACCGCCACCATCTGATCCTCTTCATTGACCTTATACTGTGTTCCAAACATTTCTTTGGCTAGTTCAGCTCTCATATAGATTCTGCCCTGCCACTTTTTAAAATCATCCCGATCGATTTCATTTTCTGTCATCTCTGTGGGCGTCGTATACAGTACCTTTTGGATGTCCTCTGCATAAAAAAGCATCTCTTCCGCCCAGTCTTCATTGATGACGTCCAGATCCAAATAAATCTGCCCGTCTACCTTGATTGCTTTGTTTTTATACTCTCCCTTATATACAATATTATATTCGCCGGCCTCCAGCACCGGCGCATACTCCCCCGCACTCATACGCAGCATGCCATAATAATAATGATAAACCTTCACGCCCAAATAAGCCAATAGGCTAATAACGATCAAAGCCGCAGCAGCGGCTAAAAAGAACACCTGCTTTTTTATTTTATTCATTCCTGTTTCTCCTAAATAGCAAAATCCATTTTCAGTGTAACATTCTTTCCCGCCGCCGTCAACTTCTCTTTCTTTTATAACGAAATGATACGGAGTTTTACACGGCCTGCCTGCGCCTTCTGGATTACGGCCTGCCTGCGCCGGCTATGGCTGAAATCGGAAATATAGCTGAGGCTTTTACGCTATTCTGATTTTTTCTCCCGTACCTAGCGGAATTTTTTCAGCCACACTATTTTTCAAAAGCTGGTCATGACGTGGAATTTTCCACCACTTCCCTGATTTTCCACCACGACTGGCTGAATTTTTTCAGCTAATTTCAAATTTTCCACTACACACAGCCGAACTTATGGTACAATAAGGGCAACGAGCGCCGCCAGAACAGGGCGCACTCATCAGAAAGGATCACACTGTGTTTAATATAAAAGAAGAACTGCGAAAGCTCCCCCACCGTCCCGGCGTCTACATTATGCATGAGGGTGATTTGATTCTCTATGTAGGAAAAGCCGTCGATTTACATAATCGGGTACGCCAATACTTTCAAAGTCCCAAAGGAAAATCCCCCAAAATTCTGCGCATGGTACAGCGCGTTGAATATTTTGAATACATCGTAACCGACACCGAGATGGAAGCGCTGATTTTAGAAAACAATCTCATCAAAGAGCACCGTCCCCCCTACAACACCATGCTTAAGGATGACAAACAATATCCTTATATCAAAGTAACCACACAGGAAGCCTATCCCCGCATTTTTAAGACCCGCAATCTGCTTCGCGACCGCAACCGCTATTTTGGTCCATACACCAATGTGCTCGCCGTCAATCAAACGCTTGAGCTCATGAAAAAGCTCTGGACGCTCCGTGACTGCCACCGCGTCCTGCCGCGTGACATCGGCAAAGAGCGGCCCTGCCTCAACTATCATATCGGTCGCTGCTGCGGCCCCTGCACGGGCCAGATCTCTCCCGAAGAATACGGTAAAATGGTATCCCAGGCCATCGATCTTCTATGCGGCAAGCATCATCTGATCATTAAAGATCTCGAAAGCAAAATGTACAAGGCCTCCGAAGAAATGGATTTTGAACAGGCCGCCCTCTACCGCGACCAGATCGCCGGGGTCCGCTTCCTCTCCCAGCAGCAAAAGCTCGAGCATGCCGGTTCCGACGAAGACCGCGACGTCATCGCCATTGCCAAAGAAGAGGATACCGCGCTCGTACAGGCCTTCTTCATCCGCGGCGGCAAGCTCATCGGCCGCGAGCACTTCATGATGGACGGCACCAATTATATGAAGCCCGGCGCCATCATCGGCATCTTCATTCAGCAATTTTACAGCGGTGCCACCTTCATTCCCAAAGAGCTGCTCGTCGAAGAGCTCCCCTTAGATCACGCCCTTTTAGAAGAATATCTCACCTCCAGGCGCGGCCAAAAAGTCCAGATCCTGCAGCCGCAGCGCGGCGAAAAGAACCACCTCGTCAGCCTTGCCCACAAAAATGCGGCGCTCACTCTATCTCAATTTGGCGCGCGCCTCAAGGCTGAAGAGCACCGGACCCGCGGAGCGGTCCACCAGCTAGAGCTGCTGCTAGATTTTACCGAATATCCAATTGAGCGCATCGAAGCTTTTGATATCTCCAATACCTTTGGATCCCAGTCCGTCGGATCTATGGTTGTTTTTGAAAATGGAAAGCCTAAAAGCAGCGATTACCGAAAATTTAAAATCCAAACCGTCATTGGCGCTGATGATTATGCTTCCATGGAGGAGGTCCTGCGAAGACGCTTTACGCATGCATTAGAAGAAATCCATCAGCTGGCAAAAGACGGCAAGGATCCCTCTTTAGGAAGCTTTACTAAATTGCCGGATCTGCTATTGATGGATGGCGGCCGCGGTCAGGTCAACATTGCCCTCAAAGTTCTGCAGGAAGTAGGGCTTGGCATTCCGGTAGCCGGTATGGTCAAGGACGACCACCACCGCACTCGCGGACTCTATTATGAGAACCGGGAAATTGATTTTGGAAAAAATAAAGAAGCCTTTCATTTGATCACGCGTATTCAGGATGAGGCGCACCGCTTTGCGATCAATTACCACCGAAAGCTGCGGGCTGATGATCAGATCCGCTCTGTGCTAGATCAAATCCCCGGCATTGGAAACACGCGCCGCAAATCTCTACTACGGCATTTTGGATCTGTAGATGCCATCAAATCCCTGTCCGTTGATGAGTTAAAACAAGCTGACGGTATGAATCAGCCTGCGGCTGAAGCCGTATATCAATTCTTTCATTCTCAGAAGGAGGCCCCCCGAACATGACCCCCAAAAACAGCTATGATATGACGCAAGGAAGCCCCATGCGCTTACTGCTTCTTTTCACCCTGCCCATGCTGCTCGGCAATCTTTTTCAGCAGCTCTACTCTTCTGTGGACTCCATTGTATTGGGCCGCTTCGTCAACGTGCAGGCTATGGCTGCCATCGGCGCCACCTCCTCCATGTTATACTTCTTTTTGAATATTGCCATTGGCCTCAGCAACGGTCTAGGCATCGTTGTTTCTCAATATTTCGGCGCTAAAAATGAAAAAATGATTCAAAAATCTGCCGCCAACTCATTCCTGATCACGCTGTGTGCCGCTCTGATCATGGGCGGTCTCGGGCTTTTCTTTTCCCGCCCGCTGCTGATCGCTCTGCGTACCCCCGACGATATCTTAGATATGGCGCAGCAATATGTAACAGTCAATTTCAGCGGTATGATCTGTCTGCTTGGCTATAACGTAACAGCTTCTATCTCCAGAGCGCTGGGAAACAGCCGTACGCCCCTCTATTTTCTTATTTTCTCTTCCATCTTAAATATCATCGGAGATTTAGTGTTTGTGCTCCTTTTTCATATGGGCATTCGCGGTGTTGCCATTGCCACCGTTGGGTCGCAGGGCATCTCCGCTCTTCTTTCCGTCCTTTATCTCGCTAAGCACTACCCCGTGCTGCGCTTCTCCCCTCGCCAGCTGCGCCCTGACTGGTCCCTGATCGGCCGTGTGCTGCGCATAGGACTTCCTATGGGCCTGCAGAGCGCTTTCTTTGCCGCCGGCATGATGGTCATCCAAGGCGTCATCAATTCCTACGGCACCGATGTCGTCGCCGGCTACAGCGCCGGAGTCCGTGTGGAACAGCTGACCTGGCTTACCTTTACCACTCTGGGACATGCGCTTTCCAGCTATACCGGACAAAACGCCGGTGCCAAGGATCTTAAGCGCATCCAGCTCGGCGTAAAAGCTGGCCTCAAAATTGCTTTCATTTCCTGCTTATCCTCCACTGTTCTCGTTTATCTGATAGGCACACCGCTGCTGAGATTATTCATCGCCTCTGACCAGCCGCAAATCCTCTCCATCGCCAAAGGCTTCCTTTTTGTCAACGCCACATTCTACTTACCGCTCGGCCTTATCCTGATTTACAACTCCACCCTGCGCGGCATGGGAGATATCGGTACACCCATGCTCTCTGCTATGATTGAGCTTATCGTCAAGGTCGGCGGCTCCCTTCTTTTCTCCTATTTCTTCGGCTACTTCGGCATCTGGTTTGCCGAGCCTCTCGGCTGGGTGCTAGGCACCATCCCTAGCATGATACATTATTATAGAGGAAAATGGAAAAAGCTCGTTGTCCAGCTCAAGGTTTGATTGCAAGGCTCACTATATTTCTACCGCCATGGGCGGAAATAGACGAATATCTCAAAATAAAAATGGCGGAATTTTTTCCGCCATTTTTTATTCTTTTGCTATTTTCAGAAATTCAATTCCCCTTATTTTAAGTCCAGCACAATCTCTCTCATTTTTCCGCCTAGTTCCCGCTGCTCTGCTTTGCTCATAGAGGCCACGTCAATCGGCTCTCCGAAATAGACATGCACCTCGGAGGGCTTTACCTTAATCCCCTTATTTCCTTCCAGAATCGCATATACATTTTCCAAGCGGAAAGGCACAATCGGCGCTCCCACCATCGTAGCCGCTTTGATACTGCCTTTCTTAAACTCGGCAATATCAGGGCCCTGACTGCGCGTTCCTTCCGGGAAAATCACCATATTGAGTCCTTCTGTCAGCCGCTGGCTGGCCTCTTTGATCGCGGTGAGAGACTGCCGCAAATTCTCCCGGTCAATGGAGACACAGCCCAGCATGGCCAGAATAGGACCTAAAAAAGGCTTTTTACCCACAGATTTTTTAGAGACAAATGCTGTCGGCGCCTCCATCACGCTCAAAATAGCTGGAATATCCAAATAGCTCTGATGATTGCCGACAAACAAAACGCCCTTTTGCTCTGGCAGATTCTCCAATCCATGATAGATTACCCGCGAACCTGCGATTTTCAGAAGCTTAGCGGCTCTTTCATGTACAAAATCATACCCCATCTGCCATCCTTCTGCCTGAGGCAGCTTTTTGCTTTTGCGAATATATTTTCTGGCTTCTAAAAACACCTTTGCCATATATGCAGCTGTGCGGATTGTTTCAAACATGTCCA from the Lachnospiraceae bacterium genome contains:
- a CDS encoding N-acetylmuramoyl-L-alanine amidase — its product is MWKRKKWILLMTVAILTIAATEAVWGLTDFWRMTAQKEIVIMLDAGHGGGDPGAVSEMAVEKDLNLAIVKKLQGYLEEAGYTVYVTRIEDEGLYQEGDDNKKRADMKERKRLIEESNADLMISIHQNSYPDSRYWGPQVFFQKQSPQAASLALLVQEMLNSFTAPENTREAKANDSYFILLQSPMPAILVECGFITNSQDAENLNSEAYQKKVAWGIYCGIEKYLQSDVF
- the hflX gene encoding GTPase HflX produces the protein MSLYDTDEKIQRFILVGVEAEQTTISAEDSLNELAELLTTAGGEEAGRIIQKMEMQNARTYVGSGKVQEIKTLLAATGADGIICDDELSPAQLKNLSDLLETKIIDRTLLILDIFSQRAVTKEGKMQIELAQLEYRLTRLIGLGKELSRQGAAVGTHTRGAGETKLEMDRRHIRARMDMLRSQLKDVVKQRELVRTQRQKNQIPIVALVGYTNAGKSTLFNRLTASGVLEEDKLFATLDTTTRRCELPGGRSVLFVDTVGFIHKLPHHLVKAFRATLEEAAYADILLHVVDGSHENAELHMQVTYDELLELKAADKPILTVLNKQDLVKEEKPLSIPYGAEAVLHISALEETGVQKVMEAVEEQLSHMEQEIEIRLPYAQGNLNDILHRNAQILEEQYQEEGIYLRLRVTERYQKMVQSYQI
- the uvrC gene encoding excinuclease ABC subunit UvrC, which codes for MFNIKEELRKLPHRPGVYIMHEGDLILYVGKAVDLHNRVRQYFQSPKGKSPKILRMVQRVEYFEYIVTDTEMEALILENNLIKEHRPPYNTMLKDDKQYPYIKVTTQEAYPRIFKTRNLLRDRNRYFGPYTNVLAVNQTLELMKKLWTLRDCHRVLPRDIGKERPCLNYHIGRCCGPCTGQISPEEYGKMVSQAIDLLCGKHHLIIKDLESKMYKASEEMDFEQAALYRDQIAGVRFLSQQQKLEHAGSDEDRDVIAIAKEEDTALVQAFFIRGGKLIGREHFMMDGTNYMKPGAIIGIFIQQFYSGATFIPKELLVEELPLDHALLEEYLTSRRGQKVQILQPQRGEKNHLVSLAHKNAALTLSQFGARLKAEEHRTRGAVHQLELLLDFTEYPIERIEAFDISNTFGSQSVGSMVVFENGKPKSSDYRKFKIQTVIGADDYASMEEVLRRRFTHALEEIHQLAKDGKDPSLGSFTKLPDLLLMDGGRGQVNIALKVLQEVGLGIPVAGMVKDDHHRTRGLYYENREIDFGKNKEAFHLITRIQDEAHRFAINYHRKLRADDQIRSVLDQIPGIGNTRRKSLLRHFGSVDAIKSLSVDELKQADGMNQPAAEAVYQFFHSQKEAPRT
- a CDS encoding MATE family efflux transporter; translated protein: MTPKNSYDMTQGSPMRLLLLFTLPMLLGNLFQQLYSSVDSIVLGRFVNVQAMAAIGATSSMLYFFLNIAIGLSNGLGIVVSQYFGAKNEKMIQKSAANSFLITLCAALIMGGLGLFFSRPLLIALRTPDDILDMAQQYVTVNFSGMICLLGYNVTASISRALGNSRTPLYFLIFSSILNIIGDLVFVLLFHMGIRGVAIATVGSQGISALLSVLYLAKHYPVLRFSPRQLRPDWSLIGRVLRIGLPMGLQSAFFAAGMMVIQGVINSYGTDVVAGYSAGVRVEQLTWLTFTTLGHALSSYTGQNAGAKDLKRIQLGVKAGLKIAFISCLSSTVLVYLIGTPLLRLFIASDQPQILSIAKGFLFVNATFYLPLGLILIYNSTLRGMGDIGTPMLSAMIELIVKVGGSLLFSYFFGYFGIWFAEPLGWVLGTIPSMIHYYRGKWKKLVVQLKV
- a CDS encoding 1-acyl-sn-glycerol-3-phosphate acyltransferase; its protein translation is MFETIRTAAYMAKVFLEARKYIRKSKKLPQAEGWQMGYDFVHERAAKLLKIAGSRVIYHGLENLPEQKGVLFVGNHQSYLDIPAILSVMEAPTAFVSKKSVGKKPFLGPILAMLGCVSIDRENLRQSLTAIKEASQRLTEGLNMVIFPEGTRSQGPDIAEFKKGSIKAATMVGAPIVPFRLENVYAILEGNKGIKVKPSEVHVYFGEPIDVASMSKAEQRELGGKMREIVLDLK